The genomic region TCTCCCGCCCGGCAATCAGTTCGGCATTCGGTTCAATCCCGGCTTCAACACCCTCGAGGTGGCCGTCGATGATCTCTACATCGGCCGGTCTCGCGAGGACTGACCCATCTGCGAAGGAGGAATCATGATTCCAAACGACGCTCAAAGCAGAAGGCAAACCCAACGGCACCGATCCGCGTTCACGCTCGTCGAGCTGCTGGTGGTCATCGGCATCATCGCGCTGCTGATCTCGATCCTGCTGCCGACGTTGAGTCGTGCGCGGGCCTCGGCATCCTCCGTTGCCTGCCTGTCGAATCTCCGGCAGATTGGCGTCGCGACGACCTTCTACACCGAGAGTAATAATGGGATCCTGCCCATTGGCGAAATCGGATACCCGGATGGCGACGGCGATGACTGGCCGATCCTGCTCAACGATGCCCTGGCATTCAACGGGGGCGGGACTGGCTTTGCCGGCGGTAACCAGACGACCGAGATTTTTCTCTGCCCATCGGCAGATGGCACGGGCAAGCAGAACACTCGTAATCACTACTCGTCACACCCGGCGCTCGTTCCGAACATGCGTTTCGGCACTGATCCGATGAAGGGGTTTGGAAGCGGAAATCCACAGCCCTACAAGATCGGCCCGATCAAAGACAGCTCCAACATCGCGACTTTCTGGGACAGCACGCAGAACCTCCACCCGGACGCGTTCCCAGTTCAGGGAAACGCCAGCTTCGTGAGCACCAACCTTCGTTGGGAGCGCGCAGATACTGGCACCGTCGGACGCTACGACGAG from Planctomycetota bacterium harbors:
- a CDS encoding prepilin-type N-terminal cleavage/methylation domain-containing protein, with the protein product MIPNDAQSRRQTQRHRSAFTLVELLVVIGIIALLISILLPTLSRARASASSVACLSNLRQIGVATTFYTESNNGILPIGEIGYPDGDGDDWPILLNDALAFNGGGTGFAGGNQTTEIFLCPSADGTGKQNTRNHYSSHPALVPNMRFGTDPMKGFGSGNPQPYKIGPIKDSSNIATFWDSTQNLHPDAFPVQGNASFVSTNLRWERADTGTVGRYDEWSRSVNLGYWQRVSPETLDSVVEVAEGDVAVAGNTGVPFRMPRIRHGDNDRVNFVYLDGHAASLAAPEVKLRQFAVMPQ